The Ichthyobacterium seriolicida sequence GAAAAAGTTTTTTTTCATTATAGAATCCCTTATCTGCGTAGAATAGAGTTTTGTATTTTGAGACATTAGTTTGATAAAAATATCCTAGTCCGCCAGAGGTGGAAATTCCAGTATATATCTGAGATGAAAAATTTTTATCTATTAGAGTGTGTAAGCCTGAACCTATGTCTAACTTAAGTATATGAGAGCTCTTTTGAGAAAAAGAGCTTAGGCTAAAAACACAAACAAGTAAAGCTGATAAGCAATATCTAATCATTTACAGTATGATTTCAAAAGATTTAATAAAATTTTGTCATAACCCCATTGCCATAATTCAATATTACTTCTGCCAATTTTGATCCTTCAAAAATATTCTTTTCGAAGAAAAAAAAGTTGTCGTTTATATTCTTACAAACGTATAAAATACTAAATGTTATGACAGCCATTTTTATAAATCCAAAGATTCCCCCAAATACTCTATTGATAATATTTAAAGAAATAATCTTAATTATTTTATTCAAAATATTACCGAAAATATTCACACATAATACAACAGTGACAAAAGTTATGGAAAATGATACTATATCTAAATATGCCTCATCTACTGAAAACTCTTTGAGGATCTCTAGACTGTAATGAGAAAAATAAATAGATATGTATACACCTAAAAATAAAGCTGCCAAAGATGTCAACTCTAATATCAATCCGTTGTAAAGACCTCTAATAAACCCATAAGAGAGTACTCCGATAATTACAATATCTATATAGCTCAATTGGTATTTAAGATATTAATAATGTTAATAAATAGGTGTTCCACCTGAAATAATATGATTTATAAATCATCTTTTACTGCTTTTAATTTTAACAGTCTACTTTTAATATTTTCTAACTTTTTTATGAGTTGATAATTAGACAAGCTTACCTCTTTTTCATTTTTCAATTTCTCCTTTGCCCCTTCTATAGTATAACCTTTGACCTTTAACAAATCATATATAAAAGCTATATTATCTATATCCTTACTGGTGAAATATCTGTTGCCTTTTTGATTTCTTTTGGGATTTATCTCTTCGAATTCTTTTTCCCAGAATCTAATCAAAGAGATATTCACATTAAAATAATCGGCCACTTCACTTATAGTGTAATACAGTTTTTTTGGCAATTTCCCTTTCATATCTATTATTCCCTGTAGGATAAATATTTATTTATGTCTCTCTTTTTCTTTAGGGAAGAAAATATCAGGGCTAAGGTAAAAAACAATCCAGATACAACGGCCATGCTAGCTGATATAGAAACATTTAACCATATAGATAATGTATATCCCAATACAGAGGACAAAACCCCTATAACTGCAGAACCTATAAATAGAGGTTTTATTTTATCCGTAACGAGATATGCTGTCGCTGGAGGTACTACTAAAAATGATATAACTAAGATAGCGCCCACAGATTCAAAGGAAGTGACAGCCACTACAGAGACTTGTGTCATTAAAAAATAATTCCACAACACAACGGGAACACCTATAGATGAAGCATAATTAGGATCAAAAGAGGTTATATACAAGGCCTTAAATCCTATTTTTAACAGAATTAATAATGATAATAAAACCATTATAGTAATCCAAAATGAGCGAGGACCTATATCAGTATCCATTATGTAAACAGTATCTAAAGGCACATAACCTATTTCTCCATATAGTACACAATCGGTATCTATGTCGACTTTACCTGTAAAAAGAGAAATTAAAATTATCCCTAGAGCAAAGAGAAAAGTATAAGAAAAACCTATGGAGACATCATTTTGTAAATTAATCTTAGTGGTAAAATATTCAACCATAAATACCAATAATAATCCGAATAAGACTGCCCCTAAAATCATAAAAAAAGCATTGCGCTCTCCAAAAAAAAGAAATGCCAAAACTATTCCTGGAAGTATAGAATGAGATATAGCATCTCCTATCATCGCCATTTTTCTCAAGATTAGAAAAACACCTAATAGACTACAATTTATAGCTATGATAGATCCTGTAAGTACAATCCATATGTCGTTACTATCCATGTATATTATGGTATTATTTTTTCGTGTGGATCCGACTTAGGATTAGATAACTCTCTGTATAGCTCAGCTTCTATCTCAGGGGTTATAACGTGCTCTATAGACTCTGCTATAGGATGTAAGTGATCTTTTTTAAGTCTCAACTTCACAGATAAATATAACTCCCACAGTCTATGAATCCTCGTTACTCTCTTGCCCTCCTCCAAGCCCATCTTAGAAAGTTTCCAAGTGTTTTGTCCAGATGGAATGACGAATTTTTTTTTACATAACCTCTTCATTCCAATATGTAATTCCCTTTGTGTAAAATGTCTTTTGGACATTATATGAGTATCTTGAATCAGCCTAAAAAAATCACCTCTATCTTCTCCAAGTTTGTAAAGAGTTTTTAAGATGTTTTCCAAAAGTATCTTTCTCTGATTATTTCTCTTTAATATCATTTTAGTAATAACCCCATTTTTTGTGGCCAACAACATAAATA is a genomic window containing:
- a CDS encoding MerR family transcriptional regulator; protein product: MKGKLPKKLYYTISEVADYFNVNISLIRFWEKEFEEINPKRNQKGNRYFTSKDIDNIAFIYDLLKVKGYTIEGAKEKLKNEKEVSLSNYQLIKKLENIKSRLLKLKAVKDDL
- a CDS encoding CvpA family protein, whose translation is MSYIDIVIIGVLSYGFIRGLYNGLILELTSLAALFLGVYISIYFSHYSLEILKEFSVDEAYLDIVSFSITFVTVVLCVNIFGNILNKIIKIISLNIINRVFGGIFGFIKMAVITFSILYVCKNINDNFFFFEKNIFEGSKLAEVILNYGNGVMTKFY
- a CDS encoding metal ABC transporter permease; this translates as MDSNDIWIVLTGSIIAINCSLLGVFLILRKMAMIGDAISHSILPGIVLAFLFFGERNAFFMILGAVLFGLLLVFMVEYFTTKINLQNDVSIGFSYTFLFALGIILISLFTGKVDIDTDCVLYGEIGYVPLDTVYIMDTDIGPRSFWITIMVLLSLLILLKIGFKALYITSFDPNYASSIGVPVVLWNYFLMTQVSVVAVTSFESVGAILVISFLVVPPATAYLVTDKIKPLFIGSAVIGVLSSVLGYTLSIWLNVSISASMAVVSGLFFTLALIFSSLKKKRDINKYLSYRE